The Myxocyprinus asiaticus isolate MX2 ecotype Aquarium Trade chromosome 31, UBuf_Myxa_2, whole genome shotgun sequence genome has a segment encoding these proteins:
- the LOC127422629 gene encoding ragulator complex protein LAMTOR1-like, whose product MGCCYSSESDTTEEDQDAGKPLIPDPNLDRKLPYGKERNADSLPSNRTDEQALLTGILQRTALNIIDVSAVDSQGMEQHEYMDKARQYITKLEVLSRTVSQKKPVPLPSLTSQPHQVLAADLVPYADVQQVSKIAAYAYSAISQIKVDAKEELVVQFAIP is encoded by the exons GACCAAGATGCAGGGAAGCCACTGATTCCTGACCCGAACCTAGACAGAAAACTGCCCTATGGCAAGGAGCGAAATGCCGACAGCCTGCCGTCCAACCGCACAGACGAGCAGGCCCTGCTCACGGGCATACTGCAGCGGACAGCCTT GAACATAATCGACGTGTCTGCTGTTGATTCTCAAGgcatggaacaacatgaatacaTGGACAAAGCCAGACAGTACAT TACGAAGCTGGAGGTATTGAGCAGAACAGTCTCTCAGAAGAAGCCGGTTCCTCTTCCATCACTGACCAGCCAACCTCACCAGGTGCTTGCCGCTGAcctggtgccctacgcagatgTACAACAG GTCTCAAAGATCGCTGCATACGCCTACAGCGCCATCTCACAAATTAAAGTAGACGCAAAAGAAGAGTTGGTGGTGCAGTTTGCTATACCATGA